One genomic window of Medicago truncatula cultivar Jemalong A17 chromosome 1, MtrunA17r5.0-ANR, whole genome shotgun sequence includes the following:
- the LOC120577948 gene encoding 1-aminocyclopropane-1-carboxylate oxidase homolog 5 — MGPVPAKAKEIPEVCTKEVMEWDKEVVRVGDILLGLLSEGLGLGEERLTELGLLRGRVMVGHYYPFCPQPNLTVGLNSHADPGALTLLLQDHIGGLQVRTQHGWINVEPLGGALVINIGDLLQIISNEEYKSADHRVLANPSNEPQVSIAVFLNPGTREKLFGPLP, encoded by the exons ATGGGACCCGTCCCAGCGAAAGCGAAGGAGATTCCTGAGGTATGCACGAAGGAGGTGATGGAGTGGGATAAAGAAGTGGTGCGTGTGGGAGATATTTTGCTGGGCTTGTTGAGTGAAGGGTTAGGATTAGGGGAAGAAAGGCTCACGGAATTGGGTTTGTTGAGAGGGAGGGTGATGGTTGGCCACTATTACCCATTTTGCCCTCAGCCTAATCTTACTGTTGGACTCAATTCCCATGCAGATCCAGGGGCACTGACATTATTGTTGCAGGATCATATTGGTGGCTTACAAGTTAGGACCCAACATGGTTGGATTAATGTCGAGCCTCTTGGTGGAGCTTTGGTCATCAACATTGGAGATTTACTTCAG ATAATTTCAAACGAGGAGTATAAGAGTGCTGATCATCGTGTATTAGCCAATCCTTCCAACGAGCCACAAGTCTCGATTGCTGTTTTCCTCAACCCGGGTACTAGGGAGAAGCTCTTTGGTCCTTTACCATAG
- the LOC120575741 gene encoding 1-aminocyclopropane-1-carboxylate oxidase homolog 4, protein MSSSPIATPSLPPTTVSSPPYDRVKALKEFDETKSGVKGIIDSGIKTIPSFFIHPPETLSDLTPRSDFPQPKIPTIDLSAVHHSRAAVVEQLRSAASTVGFFQVINHGVAPELMRSVIGAMKKFHEQPAEERKKVYRREMGIGVSYISNVHLFASKAASWRDTLQIRMGPVPTEEKEIPEVCRKEVMEWDKEVVCVGDILLGLLSEGLGLGEERFTELGLSQGRVMVGNYYPFCPQPNLTVGLNSHADPGALTVLLQDHIGGLQVRTQHGWIDVKPLDGALVINIGDLLQIISNEEYKSADHRVLANPSNEPRVSIAVFLNPGNREKLFGPLPELTSAEKPSLYRDFMLKEFMTKFFKKELDGKLLTNFFRK, encoded by the exons ATGTCATCATCACCAATTGCCACCCCTTCTCTACCACCAACCACCGTCTCATCACCACCCTACGACCGTGTGAAAGCCTTGAAAGAATTCGACGAAACAAAATCCGGCGTAAAAGGCATAATCGACTCCGGAATCAAAACCATTCCATCTTTCTTCATCCATCCACCTGAAACCCTATCTGACCTCACTCCACGATCAGATTTCCCCCAACCGAAAATCCCCACAATCGACCTCTCCGCCGTCCACCACTCCCGCGCCGCTGTGGTTGAACAACTTCGTTCCGCCGCGAGTACAGTTGGATTCTTTCAAGTGATCAACCATGGAGTCGCGCCGGAATTGATGCGAAGTGTGATCGGTGCTATGAAGAAGTTTCATGAACAGCCCGCGGAGGAGAGGAAGAAGGTGTACCGTAGGGAGATGGGAATTGGTGTTTCGTATATTTCGAACGTTCATCTGTTCGCTTCTAAAGCTGCCAGCTGGCGTGACACACTCCAG ATTAGGATGGGACCTGTCCCAACGGAAGAGAAGGAGATTCCGGAGGTATGCAGGAAGGAGGTGATGGAGTGGGATAAAGAAGTGGTGTGTGTGGGAGATATTTTGCTTGGTTTGTTGAGTGAAGGGTTAGGATTAGGTGAAGAAAGGTTCACAGAATTGGGTTTGTCTCAAGGGAGGGTGATGGTTGGCAACTATTACCCATTTTGCCCTCAGCCTAATCTTACTGTTGGACTCAATTCCCATGCAGATCCAGGGGCATTGACGGTATTGTTGCAGGATCATATTGGTGGCTTACAGGTTAGGACCCAACATGGTTGGATTGATGTAAAACCCCTTGATGGAGCTTTGGTCATTAACATTGGAGATTTACTTCAG ATAATTTCGAACGAAGAGTATAAGAGTGCTGATCATCGTGTATTAGCCAATCCTTCTAACGAGCCACGAGTCTCAATTGCTGTTTTCCTAAACCCGGGTAATAGGGAGAAGCTCTTTGGTCCTTTACCAGAGCTAACATCAGCAGAGAAGCCATCTCTTTATAGAGATTTCATGCTCAAAGAATTCATGACAAAGTTCTTTAAGAAAGAGCTTGATGGTAAATTATTGACTAATTTCTTCAGAAAGTGA